The following is a genomic window from Miscanthus floridulus cultivar M001 chromosome 14, ASM1932011v1, whole genome shotgun sequence.
CAGACTCTGGAATAACATTGAAAGCTTCTCCTCCTTTCACAAAAGTGATAGATACCACCAGGAAGATTATTCAGTAGCAACAAAGAGGCATCAATCTTTCAGCATTTCTACGCAACCCATTCATACacacataatttttttttgcaacGCAGTGTAGTAAGCTTAACATCACTTACTGCGCCATGGAGAGGATCGACTTCACGAGCAACAATTTGCTGAAGATTGAGGATTGCAGTGGATGCATGGATTAATGGGGCATTGCAGCATGACCACCTTTTGTTacattgatctctaatcctaaactgggcccaacgggCCAATTGGCCCTTTGATCCGCGACCTGATCGGGGCGCccaacccactatggctggagggcccctgtcacactacgtaataaatagaggtgggggacCGACGGCTCTGAGtatgaggttcgcctgagccgagctccccacctaaatccctaatccgatctagagggtgcgTAACCAGTGACGGAAAGCCACCAGCTGCGCCGCCACCGGACTGTGTCACTGgactccactgccttcaccgcCCATCACGTCACCGtcctcaccgaccgtcgctgcccgtgcgcagacttcaccaaCGAACGAGATGGCGGCTTCTGGACCCTCTGTGGTGTCAGGTTCGACAACTCGTTCTATCTACTGTCATTgtactagtagatgttctaggactcATAGTTTATCCAAGTGCAAGTAGACCTGCTAGACCTAACCCTAAATGATCTTTTCGATctcaacaatggtaccagagccaggtctTCTAGGGCTTTTAGAGCTAGAACGGGTGAACGACAAGAAACAGATTAGATCCGTTCGGATATGAGAAGAGAAGAGggtcaccgaaccctaaccctaatcgggtgaagaaaCGAGTAGGACAGAGGGCCCGGGTTTTAGAAAAGAACTCGAATCCGAGCCTAAACCCATGAAAAACAACACGGGGAAGATAAACAGTGAAACCATAACCCGAAACCtaatcaaaccctaaccctaaccccaatcGATGAAACCCAAGAAGAGAAACAAGATccagaaggggaagaaggggaaggcacGGCCTCCACGAGCACGGTAGGGCACCGCCGCCAGGTCGCTCggtggcggcgcgctcacccgttggggagcgcgcacgccggtgagggggccagcgacggcgccatggcttgGCTCTCTGCGCTCACTATCGCTCGGTGCGCTGCGGGGCTAAGTGAGAGAGGGAAGGAGAAGGAGCGAATGGAGTTAGGGTTTTGGGGGAGGGCACCGCGTCGCCGTTTTTTATCCGCCGAATTCACAGCGTAGCCGTCGGATCGGAACGGATGGCGCCGGTTGATCGGGCCGACttgcggcccaggcgggcgaacGCGCCGCGCGGCTTTTGTCGGCCTAGTCCCACGTTGCGACCTGGGTACGGGTAGCGCGGGCGTAGAGGAGTGGGCCGAGCTGGTTTTTGTTGCTGGGCCAAGGAACAGTGCTGAAATTGAGTCAGTTTTTACCTTTTTTATTTTCCAGTAAAagtttatttcctagaaaatggataaatgacttaaagaaaataagaaaagtgatttttcctatgggtaaaattcactaaattgagattattttttcgctgctaaagaaattgtttattctccagttattttgaaccaacatgatatttaattggagaaaaagagattttaacatgattatgatgttgttattttctgaccaacgttgttaataacaatatcataattttaataattttatgcattatttttatttctgcccaacggtgatgtagatttaatgtataaacagttgtatgttttaattttgaccaacgttggaatcaagacatgcaattgttgttattatttatgttctcactctatatgaattgtgttttcgggcggatacaacttgatgggttgtatcaaagagatccccaccctcaaaggtgacaactacatagagtggaagaaaaagattgacctggccttcatcttggctgaggtggactaggtagtcacctcaccgtgttccactgagcctgtggcaccggtgagggagacaaacgaggctgatgtagcttgggcaactagagagagaGATTTTACAtcacaaaagatgtcctatgactttgagcataggaagtgggtcactgccaataaaaaatgattatgtgtgataaagaacacgattgaacctgtaattatgggctcaatcccagagtgtgacacggtcaccgaatacctcgatagaataaagagtcagttcactggctcttcaaagacatatgctacccaactAAAAAagtagctggtgacagagaggtactctggaaatggtggcataagagagcacatactaaggatgagcaatttggcatccaagctaaaaccaatagatctagctctcaaggaagagttccttatccatctgatttttgcttccttgccaaaggagtTTGATACTTttattgtcaactacaacatacagcctgagaagtaggacttagagaggctcatggctatgtgtgtgcaagaggaggagagaatgaaagttgCCAAtgatggcactatcaattatgtgaaagacaacaagaaaaagaataataatgctaactcctcctcaaagtcaaaggaaaagggtcctatgctgcatcagcctcatctgaataagttcacagtagagaaagaccagtgtctctattgcaagaagatgggacattataaAAAAGATTGTTTCGATTACTTAAAgttgatcatggcaaagaaaggtgagaacattattacgttcataaatgaatccctatatgtacagtattcaaaatctacttgatggattgactcaggtgcaattGTTCATGTTgttaattctttacagggattccgttcgacgaggactaccaaagaaaagaaagacacgttaaagttgcaaatggagtccgagcagatgttgaagctgttggtgatctttctctaaagcttgctgatggcttcatacttttacttagagatgtactttatgttctctctttacacagaaacttgattagtgtttcatgcttggacaatgatggatatgattgccattttaaaaatggcaaatgcaagataacatttaataatgcatgtgttggtcttgctatcttacaaaatgagttttatttgttatcactacgtgatgatataaatgttgtatgcgatgatgggaacgttgcgtgcgacaatgagaatgtatcctcgtctgcggatgtaaacagaaaatgaaagagagatCACGATGCGtcattgaaattatggcactatcgtttaggtcatatttctaggggggaatagaaagactagttaagaatgatattctttctccattagagttctcagatttagaacaatgcagagaatgcataaaagaaaagtacgtaaagaaaattaagaaagatgccaaatgaagcgtagaaattttacagattattcacacatacatatgtggtccgtttcctataaaaagtgtggatggttatgattcattcataacattcacagatgattactcccgttatggctacatttatccaatcaaagaaagaacagaagcattggataaatttaagatatttaaggcagaagttgaaaaccaacacaatttaaagattaagatagttaggTCCAACCGTGgggggggggagtactacggtcggcataccccatatggccaagttcctagaccttttgcaaggttcttacagaagaatggcatagtagctcagtattctacaccgggtgaaccttagcagaatggagtagctgaaagacgcaatcgtaccctgatggatatggtgcgtagtatgataagttacttcaccttaccgttgagcctatggatggaggcgttaaaaaccgccattcatattctcaatagagtaccaagtaattcggtgcctaaaacaccatatgagttgtggacaggaagagtaccctcactaaaccacttacgtgtggagggggagtcctactgaggctaaagtatttaacccaaacattgggaagctagatcccaaaacagtaagttaccatttcattggctacccagaaaagtcaaaaggttttcgtttctactgtccagacagacatacaaagtttgtggaaacgagacacactgtcttcctagaggataaaatgatgagggggagcatggtagctcaaaaaattgaccttgaagagaagcgggtgtatgcacccactccgatgattcatgagccatttttctcattaCCTGCTGTCGCTACACTGATAGTGCAAGAtattgtggtgccagcacctgttgttatttcgcctatggcaataatgaatgacgatgaggaacttgttctttaggatcctgtagaacctattgccacacatgagggggagcaacaacaacctcaaacagaagatgtgccaaatgtggaggcctctagaaggtctcaaagagttagaaaatcagctattcctgctgactatgaagtatacaacactaaggaattttaaatggaggatgatcccacctcatttgaaaaagccatgagaagtgatcattcatcaaagtggcttgaggccatggaagatgaaatgaaatctatgaatgccaataaagtttgggacttagaaataattcctaaaggagccaaaatagtaggctataaatgggtctacaaaataaaacttgactctcaagggaatatacagagatataaagcgcgacttgtggcaaaaggctttacacaaagagaaggcattaattacaatgagaccttttctccagtctcatgtaaggatttcttcagaatcataatggcattagtggcacattacgatttagaattacatcagatggatgtaaagacggcatttctcaacggggacttggaggaaaatgtttgcatggcacaaccgaaaggttttgtcatggaaggaaaagaacgaatgggatgtcgcctaaagaaatccatttatggattaaaacaagcttcaagacagtggtacttgaagtttgatcagacaataaggaattttgggtttaaagagaatatagaggacaatcgtgtctatgcaaagtttaagaatgagaagtttatcttccttgtcctgtatgtggatgatatattacttgctagtagtgatgtcagtctactactggagacaaagaagtttttgtcctcaaaatttgatatgaaagatcttggtgaagcttcgttcgttctagggatcgagattcactgagatagaagtaaaggggtattaggactgtcacaaaagacatatataaaaaagatcttaaagaaattcagtatgcacaaatatagtccctcacctgcttctatagtcaagggcgatagatatggggattgtAAATGCCCtaggaatcagtatgagatcgatcaaatgaaaacggttccatatgtttcagctgtcggaagcttgcaatatgctcaagtatgcacgcgccctgacttgacatttgttaccAGATTACTTGGCAaattctagagcaatcctgaaacagaacactaaaaattagtaaagaaagtcttacgttATTTGTAAGGAacaaaaagcctcatgatgacgtatagaagatcatattcactccatatagtgggatattcagattctgattatgcggaagatgatagaaaatccacgtctggatatgtattcactctcgcagggggagctatttcatggaaaagctcaaagcaaaccgtcactacatcgtccacaatgtatgtcgagtttatagtgtgttatgaggcaacggggcatgtgaactggctaaagaagttcatatccGGTTTGATGGTGGTTGAcgatatctatagaccacttatgttatactgcgataataatccggcagtagagtatgctcacaacaataagtcaagtggtactGCCAAACACAGTGATGAATCTTTTTAAAGTCTTATATTGATAACTTTTGAAATATTCTATTTATTTGTGAACACGACACACATGCATAGATTTGTCCTAAAGGCATTTTTGTAATCTCAGAAATTTGTTGCATTTTATTGAATATATACATTATGACCATACTATAACTATATAGCCATATAGGAAAAGATGGTGAAATGTAAGTATATATCTCTATTAGAGATCGTGCCACTTCTAAAATGTAAAGTACTATGCAAATTTGACTAGAGGGAATATTTATTCTATACATTAGCAAGGTAGGGTGTTTGGTTCGAGGAATGGATTAATCTATCAtctttttattctttattttttattttgtttgtgGAATGGAATGGGTTGGGGATGCATCATCACTTTATTCCTATCAAGCTAATTTGAGAAATGAACCAATAAATTGAAGGAATAAGCTCATCATATTCCACCGCATCTAAAAATTGTTtaattcctcaaaccaaacatctTGTGACTATGCGAAAAGAGAGCAAAATATTAGCGCATTTCTGCAAAATCTCCCAAAATTGCATCTCATTTCACACTCTAGTGTTTTAACTTCATGGGTTCCCCTACTGCTGGTATTATACTTTTACATTCAGAAATAATCCCCCCTCTCACTGCTCCAACATTCTTGTAAAGTAAGGAAACAATACAGTCCCTAGGCGACGGTGACCATGCCATCGGTCATGCACGCCGCGTCGTCGTCGTGGGATCTCGGCAGGACCCGGGAGGTGCCTCGAGCCGGACGTAGTCGTACAAGACTCCCAGGAACTCGCCGGCGGCCCTGGTCTGCGTGATGCTGACGCTGTTCTCGCCTTCCTGCAGCAGGTACCCCCTGATCGGGAACTCGAAGCTCCACTGCACGCCGTGGATCCCGTGCCGCGCGATGGCGTTCCCGCCGCCGAACTCCGGCGTCGTCAGCTCCGCCACCCCGCCGCCCCTCCCGTTCACGCGTACCTGCAGCCTCGACATCTGCGCGGCAGCGAGCGCGACGCGCAGCGTGTAGGTGCCGTCGGCCACCACGCGGTCCAGCGTGAACCGGATCTCCCGCGTCGTCGGCGCGTACTGCCCGTCGCCTACCTTCCTGGTGACATGCGCGAAGAACCAGTCCTTGGGAGCGTCGCtctggccgacggtgaagacGGGGTCGCCGTCAGGGTACAGCTCGGCGTACCTCGCCCACAGCCCGTACTGCCTGTACCTGTCCTTGCTCAGGAAAAGCCTGTTGGCGTATCTGGGATCCACGTCGGGGACGAAGAACTCCGCGGCGGTCCGGTCGGGGACGCCGATCTCCCACACCGTCGGGCCCGACCTCGGGGGCCGGAACACGAGGTCGCCGAGGTCGACGACGGCGCCGCCCGCCGTCACGGTCACAGACGAAGCGGACACGTAGTCTCCGAGGACCCCGGGAACCCACGCGTAGAGGCTGTACACTCCCGGCCGGACGTTGGCGATGGTGAATCTgaaaccgccgccgccgcaggaccCGTCCGTCGTGGTCGTCGTCCAGAACTGGTAGCCCTTGCACTCCGTCGCCCACGAGCCAGCCTGCCCGGGCGCGGCGAGCCCGACGTACGCCGCCGTCCCGGCGGGCACCGGAACATCGTCGTCGGTGCTCGTGAACGTGTCCCTGACCACTAGCCTGCCGGTGACGGAGCCCCGCTCGGCGGCCTTGGCGAAGTCCGGCGACTCCGGGAAGCTGTACGGCCACTTGCCGGCCTCCGCCCGCGCCTGCGCCTTGGCGTCGGCCCAGAGCGCCCTGAGGTCGCCGCCTCGTCTGGGGCCGGAGTTGAGGTAGATGAAGACCGGGCCCATCACCTTCTTCCAGTACTCGCCGTTGCCGACGCTGAGCACGATGTCGTTCCCGACGTAATGCGTCCCAAGAAACATCTGAGATCAAAGTTCTCAGTTTCTTTCAGATGGGTTTCCATGGATTTGGAAACTCATTGATTTGGTCGTTGAAGAAGGACAGGAGCTGGATCGATCTTTGATCTTACAGTGAGTGAGGTGGGGCCGACGTGGGAGGTGAGCTCCCGCTTCATGGGGCCGCCGCTCTTGAACTCGTTGCTGGGAGTGATGACCCAGAAGCCCATGGGGCTGGGGTGTCCGCCGCCGCCGGTGATCCAGCCGTGGACGGCGTTGTCCTTGTTGTCCATGGAGTACTCGTACTTGTCATCCACCTCGCCCTTGAACTGTGGCTCCTGCGGGTTCACCAGCAGCACGGCCTCCTTGTAGGCCAGTGGAGTGCCACGTGGCTCGTCCCTGTCCGCCGCGCTCGGCATGTACCTCTGTATGTCGTCTGAAATCGCCATGTAGTTGAACCTGACATACATTGATACATATATACAAAAATGTTTAATTTTGGTCAGCTGATCGacatgcaaaaaagaaagaaagaaacggGTTCTTTGATTTCTCACTTGTCCGTGTTGAGCTTGAAAGCGAGCCTGGCCTCGGTGATGTTGAGAGCAGGCCAGTCGCTGGCGTGCTCCAAGATGGCGTAGCAGTAGAACCCG
Proteins encoded in this region:
- the LOC136506023 gene encoding uncharacterized protein, with protein sequence MAAAAAGTGTGITRSSSSSVLLLLVVTVTLHIGVVGASWWSPFSLPHRGAAARSPAAGPGVTLRVDDDRHQVVLDNGVVQVTLSKPQGHITGVRYTGERNLLHFDGTENSGGYWDVVWNYPGSDQPRGMIDMLDSTEFKVVVSTEDQVELSFSSTYNPSRQDSVRLNVDKRLVMLKGSSGFYCYAILEHASDWPALNITEARLAFKLNTDKFNYMAISDDIQRYMPSAADRDEPRGTPLAYKEAVLLVNPQEPQFKGEVDDKYEYSMDNKDNAVHGWITGGGGHPSPMGFWVITPSNEFKSGGPMKRELTSHVGPTSLTMFLGTHYVGNDIVLSVGNGEYWKKVMGPVFIYLNSGPRRGGDLRALWADAKAQARAEAGKWPYSFPESPDFAKAAERGSVTGRLVVRDTFTSTDDDVPVPAGTAAYVGLAAPGQAGSWATECKGYQFWTTTTTDGSCGGGGFRFTIANVRPGVYSLYAWVPGVLGDYVSASSVTVTAGGAVVDLGDLVFRPPRSGPTVWEIGVPDRTAAEFFVPDVDPRYANRLFLSKDRYRQYGLWARYAELYPDGDPVFTVGQSDAPKDWFFAHVTRKVGDGQYAPTTREIRFTLDRVVADGTYTLRVALAAAQMSRLQVRVNGRGGGVAELTTPEFGGGNAIARHGIHGVQWSFEFPIRGYLLQEGENSVSITQTRAAGEFLGVLYDYVRLEAPPGSCRDPTTTTRRA